One Qiania dongpingensis genomic window carries:
- a CDS encoding substrate-binding domain-containing protein, whose protein sequence is MKKWMAFVLATVMVLSLAACGSKKVDETTKAPETKGTEKEETKAADTTAAKEETKAGSAGDVNGDGKIIVGYIAKNTVDAFHATLNKTAESKLDALVNEGTIDEWKMLDGQSDPIIQCNLLEDALNMGADLIILLPAEAAGSAPILERCKEEGVPCLVVNSMTDNTEELATAFVGSDDVQAGEMMAEFVQSVYPEGGKYGHVQGVIGNSAQIQRSEGIHNILDADSKWEMLDEQSGEWQAEKAVKFAEDWLGRWGDDLTCIICEDDGSSAAVQTSMNSKGRTDMVCIGVNGEAAALDMIQKGEMQATIYQDGAGQVGKAIELIPDILSGKSVEKSYMIDFVLITKDNVENYIQ, encoded by the coding sequence ATGAAGAAATGGATGGCTTTCGTTTTGGCAACGGTTATGGTTCTCAGCCTTGCGGCCTGCGGCAGCAAGAAAGTGGATGAGACAACAAAGGCGCCGGAGACAAAGGGAACGGAGAAGGAAGAGACAAAGGCCGCGGATACAACTGCGGCGAAGGAGGAGACGAAAGCGGGAAGCGCCGGGGACGTCAACGGAGACGGAAAGATCATCGTAGGTTATATTGCCAAGAATACGGTGGACGCATTCCACGCTACGCTGAATAAGACCGCGGAATCAAAGTTGGACGCTCTGGTGAATGAGGGGACCATCGATGAATGGAAGATGCTGGACGGCCAGTCTGATCCCATTATCCAGTGCAATCTGCTGGAGGATGCACTCAATATGGGCGCGGACCTGATCATTCTGCTCCCCGCCGAGGCGGCCGGTTCCGCACCGATTCTGGAACGCTGCAAGGAAGAGGGAGTCCCCTGTCTGGTGGTGAATTCCATGACAGACAATACAGAGGAGCTGGCAACGGCGTTTGTAGGGTCTGACGACGTGCAGGCGGGCGAAATGATGGCGGAATTCGTACAGTCGGTCTATCCCGAAGGAGGGAAATATGGGCATGTGCAGGGCGTGATCGGAAATTCTGCTCAGATACAAAGAAGTGAAGGTATTCATAATATTCTGGATGCGGACAGTAAATGGGAAATGCTGGATGAGCAGTCCGGGGAGTGGCAGGCTGAAAAAGCCGTGAAATTTGCAGAGGACTGGCTGGGACGCTGGGGCGACGACCTGACCTGTATCATTTGTGAGGACGACGGCTCCTCCGCAGCCGTGCAGACATCCATGAACTCAAAGGGAAGGACCGACATGGTCTGCATCGGAGTAAATGGAGAGGCGGCAGCCCTGGATATGATACAAAAGGGCGAGATGCAGGCGACGATCTATCAGGACGGCGCAGGCCAGGTGGGAAAGGCCATTGAGCTGATCCCGGATATCCTTTCTGGAAAATCTGTGGAAAAGAGTTACATGATTGATTTTGTGCTGATCACAAAGGATAACGTGGAAAATTACATTCAGTAA
- a CDS encoding ABC transporter permease encodes MADKKEKKILGMTQDEFSLFRKRYGIAAIMIVMIILLAIVSPTFRTAGNVVSIALQVSINGILALGMVFVITAGGIDLSIGAMLALTSVIVGIVLNSTGSIFLACVISVIVTTALGFVNGALIAKFNMFPFVVTLAMQLVIRGAGYVLSGGYSASLANADFKLIGAGKLAGIPYPVFIWLAVAVLAYLLMHWTKFGRYIYAVGGNINAAQASGVDVFWTRTKSFVISGFCSGVAGIIMTSRISAAQPNIGVGYETDAIAACVIGGTSFSGGIATIPGTMIGIIIIGLIYNGMNLLGINSYWQTITKGLLIIGAVMLDMFTNKRG; translated from the coding sequence GTGGCGGACAAAAAAGAAAAAAAGATATTGGGGATGACTCAGGACGAGTTCAGCTTATTCAGGAAGCGTTATGGAATAGCGGCGATCATGATAGTTATGATCATTCTTCTGGCAATCGTTTCACCTACGTTCCGAACGGCGGGGAATGTGGTGAGTATCGCGCTCCAAGTATCCATAAACGGTATCCTTGCGCTGGGGATGGTATTTGTGATCACCGCCGGAGGCATCGACCTTTCCATTGGCGCCATGCTGGCCCTGACCAGTGTGATCGTCGGAATTGTGCTGAATTCTACGGGGAGTATTTTTCTTGCGTGTGTGATCTCTGTAATCGTGACTACGGCCCTCGGGTTTGTAAACGGGGCGTTGATCGCGAAATTCAATATGTTCCCTTTTGTGGTGACTTTGGCCATGCAGCTGGTGATCCGCGGGGCGGGCTATGTACTCTCGGGAGGTTATTCGGCTTCCCTGGCAAATGCAGATTTCAAACTGATCGGGGCGGGAAAGCTGGCCGGCATTCCTTATCCGGTATTCATCTGGCTGGCGGTTGCCGTTCTGGCTTACCTTCTGATGCACTGGACGAAATTCGGCCGGTACATCTATGCGGTGGGCGGAAATATCAACGCGGCGCAGGCGTCAGGCGTAGATGTATTCTGGACAAGGACAAAATCCTTTGTCATCAGCGGCTTCTGCAGCGGCGTGGCCGGGATCATCATGACAAGCCGGATCTCGGCGGCGCAGCCCAACATCGGCGTGGGATATGAGACAGATGCCATAGCTGCCTGTGTGATCGGCGGCACTTCATTTTCCGGGGGGATCGCCACCATACCCGGAACCATGATCGGCATCATCATAATCGGTCTTATATATAACGGTATGAATCTTCTGGGCATAAATTCTTATTGGCAGACGATTACGAAGGGGCTTCTGATCATCGGAGCTGTGATGCTAGATATGTTCACCAATAAGCGGGGGTAA
- a CDS encoding sugar ABC transporter ATP-binding protein, producing MESNYILECVGVSKAFGGTQALSDVQLHIRKGEVHALLGENGAGKSTLMKIIIGLYKADSGQITFEGKPYSVHGPAEAIAAGISMIHQELNPEPYLTIAESIFLNREDTRKGLPLLDKKKTNKKAEDILAQFGFPKGAKTMMEDLTLAQVQMVEIIKAVSCDARVIIMDEPTSSLDSEETEHLFRTIRELKQKGVAVIYISHRMEEIFQICDEVSVFRDGQFVGSRSMEGVTAKELISMMVGRTVENIFPKTACPIGDVVFQAEGLSGRGFRDISFEVRAGEILGISGLVGSGRSETMRAIFGLDPLTEGRIYLEGKEIAIKGPKDAIAKGIVMVNEDRKTYGLCLFRSLRENISLPNLPKRQKRLFINQKREKKECREVSKQLTVKTSGIEADAYSLSGGNQQKVVLSKWLMADPKVLILDEPTRGVDVGAKSEIHTLMCRFAAQGLAIIMISSELPEVMGMSDRILIYHEGRLNGEVSREEILGGGITQEVILAKEFGGK from the coding sequence TTGGAAAGCAATTACATATTAGAATGTGTTGGGGTTTCAAAGGCGTTTGGAGGCACGCAGGCCCTTTCTGATGTACAGCTTCATATCCGAAAGGGTGAAGTCCATGCGCTTCTGGGGGAAAACGGCGCTGGGAAATCCACCTTGATGAAGATCATCATCGGCCTTTATAAGGCAGACAGCGGACAGATAACGTTTGAAGGTAAGCCCTATTCCGTCCATGGACCGGCAGAAGCCATAGCGGCCGGCATATCCATGATCCACCAGGAGCTGAATCCGGAGCCGTATCTGACGATCGCAGAAAGCATTTTTTTAAACAGAGAGGATACGAGGAAAGGGCTTCCTCTGCTGGATAAAAAGAAGACCAACAAAAAGGCGGAAGACATCCTGGCGCAGTTTGGGTTTCCGAAGGGCGCCAAGACCATGATGGAGGATCTGACCCTTGCACAGGTGCAGATGGTGGAGATCATCAAAGCGGTTTCCTGCGATGCACGGGTCATCATCATGGACGAGCCGACTTCTTCATTGGACAGCGAGGAGACGGAACACTTATTCCGCACGATTCGAGAGCTGAAGCAAAAGGGCGTTGCTGTCATTTACATATCTCACCGGATGGAAGAGATCTTTCAGATTTGTGACGAGGTATCGGTGTTTCGGGACGGCCAGTTCGTGGGAAGCCGCTCCATGGAAGGGGTGACTGCCAAGGAGCTGATATCTATGATGGTGGGCAGGACGGTGGAAAATATATTTCCAAAGACGGCATGCCCCATCGGAGATGTTGTATTCCAGGCGGAGGGATTATCGGGCAGGGGATTCCGGGATATTTCTTTTGAGGTAAGAGCAGGAGAGATCCTGGGAATCTCCGGCCTGGTCGGATCGGGACGGAGCGAGACCATGCGGGCTATATTCGGATTGGACCCTTTGACAGAGGGCAGGATTTATCTGGAGGGGAAAGAGATTGCCATTAAGGGCCCGAAAGATGCCATTGCGAAGGGCATAGTCATGGTAAACGAGGACAGGAAGACCTATGGACTCTGCCTGTTCCGCTCTTTGAGAGAGAACATCTCTCTTCCCAATCTCCCGAAACGTCAGAAAAGGCTTTTCATCAATCAGAAAAGGGAGAAGAAGGAGTGCAGGGAGGTGTCAAAGCAGCTGACGGTGAAGACTTCGGGGATTGAGGCGGACGCTTACTCTTTGTCCGGAGGAAATCAGCAGAAGGTAGTCTTATCCAAATGGCTCATGGCTGATCCTAAGGTACTGATACTGGACGAACCCACCCGGGGCGTGGATGTGGGAGCAAAATCGGAGATTCATACCCTGATGTGCCGGTTTGCCGCCCAGGGCCTTGCGATTATCATGATCTCCTCCGAGCTTCCGGAGGTAATGGGCATGAGCGACCGGATACTGATCTATCACGAAGGAAGGCTGAATGGCGAGGTATCCAGGGAAGAGATCCTGGGAGGCGGCATCACTCAGGAGGTGATCTTGGCAAAGGAGTTCGGCGGAAAGTAG
- a CDS encoding GntR family transcriptional regulator, whose amino-acid sequence MRETMAAGLDRSIPIPLYFQLENWLLSEIKKGTYSVGQSIPPENQLKEMFQVSRTTVRQAVNKLVQAGWLTRNGTRGTVVTVPKQRSASVRSMEPFNRQIIRAGQVPRTEVLELQIVPADEELAGYFGVRRGDKMISMFRRRFADEVAVMTIRSYLVYETCGFILDHDFSEESLYEVLSGREETKTFGVRQVVEAQVPSPEDMKLFHMDSMKPILSFRCFDRNSTGKVVSYNLIRYRGDFMRFEVDVVEGTSNPNFCPPD is encoded by the coding sequence ATGAGAGAGACAATGGCGGCGGGGCTAGACAGGAGCATTCCGATCCCTCTGTATTTCCAGCTGGAGAACTGGCTGCTCAGCGAAATAAAAAAAGGGACTTATTCCGTTGGGCAAAGCATTCCGCCGGAGAACCAGCTTAAGGAAATGTTTCAGGTGAGCAGGACCACCGTGCGCCAGGCGGTGAATAAACTGGTACAGGCGGGATGGCTCACCCGAAACGGGACGCGGGGGACTGTCGTCACCGTACCAAAACAAAGGAGCGCCAGCGTCCGTTCCATGGAGCCCTTCAACAGGCAGATCATCCGGGCGGGCCAGGTGCCCAGAACGGAAGTGCTGGAGCTTCAGATCGTCCCCGCAGATGAAGAACTGGCAGGATATTTCGGAGTCCGGCGGGGAGACAAAATGATATCCATGTTCCGCAGGAGATTTGCCGATGAAGTGGCCGTGATGACCATACGGAGTTATCTGGTTTATGAGACATGCGGCTTTATCCTGGACCATGATTTTTCGGAAGAGTCTCTGTATGAGGTGCTTTCGGGCCGGGAAGAGACAAAGACCTTTGGAGTGCGCCAGGTGGTGGAAGCGCAGGTGCCTTCGCCAGAAGATATGAAGCTTTTTCATATGGACAGCATGAAACCGATCTTAAGCTTCCGGTGCTTTGACCGGAACAGCACGGGAAAGGTGGTATCCTACAACCTGATCCGTTACCGGGGAGATTTCATGAGATTTGAGGTGGATGTCGTGGAAGGCACCTCGAATCCGAACTTCTGCCCGCCGGATTGA
- a CDS encoding class II fructose-bisphosphate aldolase, with translation MEFVPMKEILELAQEKKVAYGGYVFWSYEVAKAASEAASALNVPLILMCGQGEIDMMGGFEGTVATAKAACRDASVPVALHLDHALSFEACNRAINAGFSSVMIDKSALPFEENIKETKKVVERAHAAGVTVEGELGRLAGEEGDVAVKGPEAAQTDPAEAKEFVERTGIDVLAVSIGTQHGQYRFEPKLNIERLKKIEETVEVPLVLHGGSGTPMEQVQEAIRNGIRKINICTDIVIVMGQQYIKTQSEEGFRYSTANLFLPVYQAVKDEIAGKMKAFLLQ, from the coding sequence ATGGAATTTGTACCTATGAAAGAGATTCTTGAGCTGGCACAGGAAAAGAAGGTGGCTTACGGAGGATATGTATTCTGGTCCTATGAAGTGGCAAAAGCGGCTTCTGAGGCGGCCTCTGCGCTAAATGTGCCCTTGATCCTCATGTGCGGACAGGGAGAAATCGACATGATGGGAGGCTTTGAGGGAACTGTGGCGACCGCGAAAGCCGCGTGCAGGGACGCTTCCGTGCCGGTCGCCCTTCATCTGGACCATGCGCTGAGCTTTGAGGCCTGCAACAGGGCCATCAATGCGGGATTTTCTTCTGTCATGATAGACAAATCCGCGCTGCCATTTGAAGAAAATATAAAAGAGACCAAAAAGGTTGTGGAAAGGGCTCATGCGGCCGGCGTGACTGTGGAAGGAGAGCTGGGACGTCTGGCAGGAGAAGAAGGGGACGTGGCTGTGAAGGGGCCGGAGGCCGCTCAGACAGATCCGGCGGAGGCGAAAGAGTTTGTAGAGCGGACAGGAATCGATGTGCTGGCAGTCAGCATAGGGACCCAGCATGGGCAGTACCGGTTTGAACCGAAGTTAAACATAGAGCGGCTGAAAAAGATCGAAGAGACAGTAGAGGTCCCCCTCGTACTGCACGGAGGTTCCGGCACGCCCATGGAACAGGTTCAGGAAGCCATCCGAAATGGGATTCGAAAGATTAACATCTGTACGGACATTGTGATTGTCATGGGACAGCAGTACATAAAAACTCAGTCGGAGGAGGGGTTCCGATATTCCACCGCCAATCTGTTCCTTCCGGTCTATCAGGCTGTTAAGGATGAGATCGCAGGCAAGATGAAAGCCTTTTTGCTGCAGTAA
- a CDS encoding carbohydrate kinase family protein: protein MKVLTVGMMVCDIPLAPVPRSIFRMEKAEIEEPQATTGGDALNVAVTLAKLGVEVSIAGRLGMDWNGREVMRQAEGHGVDTACIIWDTGHKTAVSYLLLDEGGEKHALSNTRIYHALSAADVPEKAIQEADIVYFGSAFQMKQMDDGGILELFQRAHRHGKITAMDTAMNDDMENREILLEKLRPVFKETDLFLPSRKEASFLSEHRVPYKMAKFFKDFGVKICGIKLGSKGCYVTDFCREYEIPCFSGFQVVDTTGAGDSFVGGFLCGYLRGWDIEECAIFASAVAAHNVAAKGATGGVPDFRTVMEYLQKQGKKIKDN, encoded by the coding sequence ATGAAGGTATTAACGGTTGGGATGATGGTATGTGACATACCTCTGGCTCCGGTGCCAAGGTCTATCTTCCGAATGGAAAAGGCAGAGATTGAAGAGCCTCAGGCGACGACAGGGGGAGACGCCCTGAACGTGGCTGTCACACTGGCTAAGCTGGGTGTAGAGGTTTCGATCGCCGGACGTCTGGGGATGGATTGGAATGGACGGGAGGTCATGAGGCAGGCAGAGGGGCATGGAGTGGATACCGCCTGCATCATCTGGGACACCGGCCATAAAACTGCGGTATCGTATTTGCTGCTGGATGAGGGGGGAGAAAAGCATGCCCTTTCCAATACCCGGATCTACCATGCGCTCAGTGCGGCGGATGTGCCGGAAAAAGCCATTCAGGAGGCAGATATTGTATACTTCGGGAGCGCATTCCAGATGAAGCAGATGGATGACGGCGGGATTCTGGAGCTATTCCAGAGGGCGCACCGCCACGGAAAGATCACCGCCATGGATACGGCTATGAACGATGATATGGAAAACAGGGAAATACTGCTGGAGAAGCTGCGCCCTGTTTTTAAAGAGACGGACTTGTTTTTACCCAGCCGCAAGGAAGCGTCTTTTCTTTCGGAGCATAGGGTGCCGTATAAAATGGCAAAATTTTTTAAAGATTTTGGAGTAAAAATCTGCGGAATCAAGCTGGGCAGCAAGGGCTGCTATGTGACAGATTTTTGCCGGGAATATGAGATACCATGCTTTTCCGGTTTCCAGGTGGTGGATACCACCGGAGCAGGGGACTCCTTTGTGGGAGGCTTCTTGTGCGGATATCTCCGGGGATGGGATATAGAGGAATGTGCCATATTTGCGTCGGCGGTCGCCGCTCACAATGTCGCGGCAAAAGGCGCTACGGGCGGCGTCCCGGATTTCCGGACTGTAATGGAGTATCTGCAGAAACAGGGCAAGAAAATAAAAGACAACTAA
- a CDS encoding Gfo/Idh/MocA family protein, producing MKQFNWGILGLGNIAHEFADNMTKLHPIYAVASRSLETAMDFQKKYGAARAYGSYEELLNDPLVDIVYIATVNSQHYKCILACLEHGKHVLCEKAIWGDYEEMKAAYDMAQEKGLLLCEAMTIYHMPIFKEIKSMIASGKLGKIKFVEAELGSLKEDDPSNRFFNPKLGGGAMLDIGTYGLSFVTYFLSGELTELTHLMGRYPTGVDEMWSISLKTSAQEIGSVNLTFRAKLPKRGIIAGEKAYITVMNYVRADKAALVYPDGSEELLKIGETSKALQYEIQDIEEALSTGDYSYAFMDCTMKVVELMDRLLKAEDL from the coding sequence ATGAAACAGTTCAACTGGGGGATTTTAGGTCTGGGCAACATCGCTCATGAATTTGCGGACAATATGACAAAGCTTCACCCGATTTATGCTGTGGCATCCAGGTCCCTGGAGACCGCGATGGACTTCCAGAAAAAGTATGGGGCCGCCCGGGCATACGGTTCTTACGAGGAGCTTCTGAACGACCCTCTCGTGGATATCGTTTACATAGCTACCGTCAACAGCCAGCACTACAAATGCATCCTGGCGTGTCTGGAGCATGGCAAGCATGTCCTCTGCGAAAAGGCTATCTGGGGAGATTATGAGGAAATGAAGGCCGCTTACGATATGGCCCAGGAGAAAGGGCTTTTGCTCTGCGAGGCCATGACCATCTATCACATGCCTATCTTCAAAGAAATCAAGAGCATGATAGCGTCCGGTAAATTGGGCAAGATCAAATTTGTGGAGGCAGAGCTGGGAAGCCTGAAGGAAGACGACCCCTCCAACCGCTTCTTTAATCCGAAGCTGGGCGGAGGCGCCATGCTGGATATCGGAACATATGGCCTCTCTTTTGTGACTTATTTTCTGTCCGGAGAATTGACAGAGCTCACTCATTTAATGGGCCGTTATCCCACCGGCGTAGATGAAATGTGGAGCATTTCTCTGAAAACCAGCGCCCAGGAAATCGGCAGTGTCAACCTGACCTTCCGGGCGAAGCTGCCCAAGCGGGGAATCATTGCCGGTGAAAAAGCCTACATAACCGTCATGAACTACGTGCGCGCCGACAAGGCGGCTCTGGTTTATCCGGACGGTTCTGAAGAGCTTTTGAAAATTGGAGAAACCTCAAAGGCCCTGCAGTACGAAATACAGGATATCGAGGAGGCGCTGTCCACCGGTGATTATTCTTACGCGTTTATGGACTGTACCATGAAGGTGGTGGAGCTGATGGACCGTCTGCTGAAAGCAGAAGATCTATAG
- the nagB gene encoding glucosamine-6-phosphate deaminase, producing MKVIQADNYEDLGKIAGEMIFRQMEAKDDSVLGLATGETPVGIYQYLAEGYQDRNLSFSKVRTVNLDEYIGMDGSNEQSYRYFMNKHLFNKVDIRKEFTEVPNGKCEDVEQECLRYEKRIEEFGGIDIQILGMGENGHIGFNEPGNEFICDTHVVQLTEDTRKVNARFFDSADSVPEQAITMGIRTILKARKIILAVYGVKKAEALAGVLKDRVTPWLPASVLQFHPDVTVIADAGALSKCTGLY from the coding sequence ATGAAGGTTATTCAGGCAGATAATTACGAAGATCTGGGAAAAATCGCAGGAGAAATGATATTTCGGCAGATGGAAGCAAAGGACGACAGTGTCCTAGGCCTGGCGACAGGAGAGACCCCTGTGGGAATTTACCAGTATCTTGCGGAAGGATATCAGGACAGGAATCTGAGCTTTTCAAAGGTGCGTACAGTAAATCTGGACGAATATATTGGCATGGACGGGAGCAATGAGCAGTCCTACCGCTATTTTATGAATAAACATCTTTTTAATAAGGTGGATATTCGAAAAGAGTTTACAGAAGTTCCCAATGGCAAATGTGAAGACGTAGAACAGGAATGTCTTCGGTATGAGAAGCGTATAGAGGAATTTGGAGGTATCGATATACAGATTCTCGGAATGGGAGAAAACGGACATATTGGGTTTAATGAACCTGGAAACGAATTTATTTGCGATACCCATGTGGTACAATTGACTGAGGATACGAGAAAAGTGAACGCGCGGTTTTTTGACTCCGCGGACAGCGTACCGGAGCAGGCGATTACCATGGGGATCCGTACCATTCTGAAAGCCAGGAAGATTATTCTGGCTGTATATGGTGTAAAAAAAGCGGAGGCTCTTGCAGGTGTGCTTAAGGATCGGGTGACGCCCTGGCTACCGGCTTCGGTCCTGCAGTTCCATCCGGATGTGACTGTGATCGCGGACGCGGGGGCACTGTCGAAATGCACCGGTCTTTATTGA
- the glnA gene encoding type I glutamate--ammonia ligase, whose translation MKTSADIQRMCEEFQIQMIDFKMTDIDGRWRHITIPRERFDDDIFRYGVGFDGSNYGYAPIEKSDMVFIPDPDSAAVDPFAGVPTLTMCGNVCTIGEKENIPFDQYPKNVSLRALEYMKETGIADRMVIGPEFEFYVLDKVRYQISPEFSGYQVDTRQAEWNCSLSVPGNNGYEVTYKGGYHASAPQDVGYDLRSRMCLAMEDWGIKVKYHHHEVGGPGQMEIEVELGDMAEMADNTMIIKYIIKNMAAAEGKTATFMPKPIYKEAGNGLHVHMLLFKDGKPVFYDENGYSGLSREAHYFIGGLLKHIASLCAFTNPSTNSFKRLVPGYEAPVTIGYATSNRSAVIRIPAYAKAPETKRFELRNPDATANPYYAYAAILMAGLDGIRNKIDPEANGWGPYDFNLYHLSAEEQKKIKGLPRSLGEALDALLADHDYLTAGGVFPERLIEIWLEKKRAELKEIEQIPSPAEFKYYYDL comes from the coding sequence ATGAAGACGAGCGCGGATATCCAAAGGATGTGCGAGGAATTTCAAATTCAGATGATTGATTTTAAGATGACGGATATTGACGGCAGATGGCGCCATATCACCATTCCCAGAGAGAGATTTGACGACGATATATTCAGATACGGCGTTGGCTTTGACGGATCCAATTATGGATATGCGCCGATTGAGAAAAGTGATATGGTGTTCATTCCGGATCCTGACAGCGCAGCCGTCGATCCGTTTGCCGGAGTCCCCACGCTTACCATGTGCGGCAATGTATGCACCATAGGGGAAAAGGAAAATATACCCTTTGACCAGTATCCGAAAAATGTCAGTCTGAGAGCGCTGGAATATATGAAAGAGACCGGGATTGCGGATCGGATGGTCATCGGGCCGGAATTTGAATTTTATGTACTGGATAAAGTGCGCTATCAGATATCGCCGGAATTCAGCGGCTATCAGGTGGATACCCGCCAGGCAGAATGGAACTGCAGCTTGTCTGTTCCCGGGAATAATGGCTATGAAGTGACTTATAAGGGCGGCTATCACGCTTCTGCACCCCAGGATGTGGGATACGATCTGAGGAGCAGGATGTGTCTCGCCATGGAAGACTGGGGAATCAAGGTCAAATACCATCATCACGAGGTGGGCGGTCCGGGTCAGATGGAAATCGAAGTGGAGCTGGGCGATATGGCAGAGATGGCCGACAACACCATGATCATAAAGTATATCATCAAAAACATGGCCGCAGCCGAAGGAAAGACCGCGACTTTTATGCCTAAGCCCATTTATAAAGAGGCAGGGAACGGCCTTCATGTTCACATGCTGCTTTTCAAGGACGGAAAACCGGTGTTCTATGACGAGAATGGCTATTCCGGACTCAGCCGGGAAGCCCATTACTTTATCGGCGGACTTTTAAAGCATATCGCTTCTCTTTGCGCCTTTACCAATCCGTCCACCAATTCCTTTAAAAGGCTGGTGCCTGGCTATGAGGCTCCTGTCACCATTGGATATGCCACCTCCAACCGAAGCGCGGTCATCCGGATTCCTGCCTATGCCAAGGCTCCGGAGACGAAACGGTTTGAACTGCGAAACCCTGACGCCACGGCGAATCCCTATTATGCGTATGCGGCGATCCTGATGGCGGGCCTGGACGGCATCCGGAATAAAATAGACCCGGAGGCCAATGGATGGGGGCCTTATGATTTCAACCTGTATCATCTTTCTGCCGAGGAGCAGAAAAAGATCAAGGGGCTTCCCAGATCCCTGGGTGAGGCATTGGACGCTCTTTTGGCGGACCATGATTATCTGACTGCCGGCGGAGTGTTTCCGGAGCGGCTGATAGAGATATGGCTGGAGAAAAAACGGGCGGAGTTAAAGGAGATTGAGCAGATTCCCAGCCCGGCAGAATTTAAGTATTATTATGATTTATGA
- a CDS encoding CCA tRNA nucleotidyltransferase, protein MKIEIPPHVASIIGILEEAGYEAYAVGGCVRDTLLGRVPEDWDITTSARPEQVKRLFRRTVDTGIQHGTVTVLMGKCGYEVTTYRLDGEYEDGRHPKDVTFTASLKEDLRRRDFTINAMAYSDKSGIIDEFHGMDDLKSGIIRCVGSAGERFTEDALRILRAVRFSAQLGFSIEEETKKAIQRMAPRLELISRERIQVELDKLLCSPHPEYFRQAYELGITAVVIPEFDRAMETPQRNLYHRLSVGEHTLRTLENIRADHILRWTMLLHDLGKPQVKSEDEQGNIHFYDHAEAGAEIARKIIRGLKFDNATLEAVTTLVTYHDFPFPISKEGVRKALNRVGRDLFPLLMEVCTADSMGKNEYARETYLPKLLQVQEYYKEILESGDCVSLSELAIKGGDLIGAGMKPGKKLGECLQRCLEAVLECPERNTKGYLLDFAAQIWKEERTPEPEFHE, encoded by the coding sequence ATGAAGATTGAGATTCCGCCTCATGTGGCTTCTATTATCGGTATCCTGGAGGAGGCTGGATATGAGGCCTATGCTGTGGGAGGCTGCGTCAGGGACACGCTTCTGGGGCGGGTGCCGGAGGACTGGGATATTACCACGTCGGCCAGGCCGGAGCAGGTGAAACGGCTCTTTCGGAGAACTGTGGATACTGGCATCCAGCATGGAACTGTCACGGTTCTCATGGGGAAATGCGGATATGAGGTGACCACATACCGTCTGGATGGAGAATACGAGGATGGGAGACATCCGAAGGACGTCACTTTTACGGCGAGCCTTAAAGAGGATCTCAGGCGGCGGGATTTTACCATCAATGCCATGGCTTACAGCGATAAATCCGGAATTATTGATGAATTCCATGGAATGGATGATCTGAAATCCGGAATCATTCGCTGTGTGGGAAGCGCAGGAGAGAGGTTTACGGAAGACGCGCTGCGTATCCTGAGGGCGGTACGGTTTTCTGCCCAGCTGGGATTTTCCATAGAAGAGGAAACGAAAAAGGCGATACAGAGGATGGCCCCCCGCCTGGAGCTGATCAGCCGGGAGAGAATACAAGTGGAGCTGGATAAACTCCTGTGTTCACCGCATCCGGAATATTTCCGCCAGGCGTACGAGCTGGGAATCACCGCCGTGGTGATTCCGGAATTTGACCGGGCCATGGAGACGCCTCAGAGAAACCTTTATCACCGGCTGTCGGTGGGTGAGCATACGCTGAGGACGCTGGAAAACATAAGGGCGGACCATATCCTGCGCTGGACGATGCTCCTTCATGACCTGGGAAAGCCTCAGGTGAAGTCGGAGGATGAACAGGGTAATATCCATTTTTATGATCATGCGGAGGCTGGCGCGGAAATAGCGAGGAAGATCATCCGGGGCCTTAAGTTTGACAACGCTACTTTGGAGGCGGTGACTACCCTAGTCACATATCATGACTTTCCGTTTCCCATTTCTAAAGAAGGAGTGAGGAAAGCGCTGAACCGTGTGGGAAGGGATCTGTTTCCTCTGCTGATGGAGGTATGTACCGCTGACAGTATGGGAAAGAACGAATACGCAAGGGAGACATATCTGCCAAAGCTCCTGCAGGTACAGGAATATTACAAGGAAATCCTCGAGTCCGGAGATTGTGTGTCTCTCAGTGAACTTGCCATAAAAGGCGGAGATTTGATTGGCGCAGGCATGAAACCGGGAAAGAAGCTGGGTGAATGTCTTCAGAGATGTCTGGAAGCGGTGCTGGAATGTCCTGAACGGAACACGAAGGGGTATTTACTGGACTTTGCCGCGCAGATATGGAAGGAAGAAAGGACGCCGGAACCAGAATTTCACGAATAA